Proteins from a genomic interval of Deltaproteobacteria bacterium:
- the cpaF gene encoding Flp pilus assembly complex ATPase component, protein MTEKNQKQKIGQLLRELKVVDEEQLSRALEEQKRTRERLGSVLIKMGFLTSEDLDYLLARQYNVPFISLEQYRIDTHAAHLIPEKYCREHNVVAVQRNKNLLSVAMANPRDIVVINELSFITGLKIAPVVSAEISILRTIDALFKKKVVEETSLDWETELSAKEEVDIEIIRSEDEPADIEDIISSSEEAPVVRLVNLVLLAALDKKATHVHIEPLMDTLQIRLRIDGVLTELTTPAKKHHINIINRLKILSTLDITKHNLPQENYFQIRSRGRFVDVKVSTFPTRYGESMVLSLHAQYQKTLDLESLGMHPDVLQAYKQLVSAKRGFVLVVGPNNSGKTSTIYSTLNYLNQPEKSLYTFENPIKNLIEGIFQGQPNEKAGFSYAEGVRAILAQDPDVMMLGDMNHAKAIGHSLQSSLSRTLVLGRLNYNDAAGAVLHLLDMGIPPFLISQAVTAVLSQRMVRRICPHCSESYLPPGKIIEEIKDHAGSKEVIFYRGSGCRDCGETGYLGTVGIFELVRMNEEMRRMVLERAGRDELLAAIRRAGTVTLYRDALQKVLSGLTTYEEILNIADLEGIRKK, encoded by the coding sequence GTGACGGAAAAAAATCAGAAACAGAAGATCGGCCAACTCCTGCGGGAGCTGAAAGTTGTCGACGAAGAGCAGCTTTCCCGTGCGCTGGAAGAGCAGAAACGAACCCGGGAACGGCTCGGTTCCGTCTTGATCAAGATGGGGTTTCTGACCTCGGAAGATCTCGACTATCTGTTGGCCCGGCAGTATAACGTTCCCTTCATCAGCCTGGAACAATACCGAATCGACACGCATGCGGCTCACCTCATTCCCGAAAAATACTGTCGGGAACACAACGTGGTCGCCGTGCAGCGGAACAAAAACCTCCTCAGCGTGGCCATGGCCAACCCACGAGACATTGTCGTGATCAATGAGCTTTCTTTTATTACCGGTCTTAAAATCGCTCCCGTGGTTAGTGCTGAAATCTCGATCCTCCGGACGATTGATGCTCTCTTTAAAAAGAAGGTCGTGGAAGAGACATCCCTGGACTGGGAGACGGAATTGTCCGCGAAGGAAGAGGTTGATATTGAAATCATCCGGAGCGAGGATGAACCGGCCGACATTGAAGACATTATCTCCTCCTCAGAAGAGGCGCCCGTTGTCCGGTTGGTGAACCTGGTTCTTTTGGCGGCGCTCGACAAAAAGGCGACCCATGTTCATATCGAACCGCTTATGGACACGCTTCAGATCCGGCTTCGGATCGACGGAGTCCTGACGGAACTAACCACTCCGGCGAAAAAACACCACATCAATATCATCAACCGCTTGAAGATCTTAAGCACCCTGGATATTACGAAGCACAATCTTCCCCAGGAAAACTATTTTCAGATCCGGTCCCGGGGACGGTTCGTCGATGTCAAGGTGTCGACCTTTCCCACCCGTTACGGGGAGAGCATGGTCTTAAGTCTCCATGCCCAGTATCAGAAGACTCTCGATCTGGAATCTCTGGGGATGCATCCGGATGTTCTCCAGGCGTACAAACAACTGGTGAGCGCCAAACGGGGCTTTGTCTTGGTGGTGGGCCCCAACAACAGTGGGAAAACCTCCACGATTTATTCCACCTTGAATTATTTAAACCAGCCGGAAAAGAGCCTCTATACCTTTGAGAACCCGATCAAGAACCTGATCGAAGGGATCTTCCAGGGACAGCCGAATGAAAAAGCGGGGTTTTCCTATGCCGAGGGAGTTCGTGCCATCCTGGCCCAGGATCCCGACGTCATGATGTTGGGGGATATGAATCATGCCAAGGCGATTGGACACTCCCTTCAGTCCTCCCTCTCCCGCACCCTTGTGCTGGGACGGCTCAACTACAACGATGCGGCCGGTGCCGTTCTACACCTTCTCGATATGGGAATCCCTCCCTTCCTGATTTCCCAGGCGGTTACCGCCGTGTTGAGTCAACGGATGGTACGGCGAATTTGCCCCCACTGCTCGGAAAGTTATCTCCCTCCGGGAAAAATTATTGAAGAGATCAAAGATCATGCGGGAAGCAAGGAGGTCATCTTTTACCGTGGAAGCGGTTGCCGGGATTGTGGCGAGACCGGCTATCTGGGAACGGTCGGCATTTTCGAACTGGTCCGCATGAATGAGGAGATGCGTCGAATGGTACTGGAACGGGCCGGGCGGGATGAACTCCTTGCCGCCATTCGGCGGGCGGGGACCGTTACGCTCTATCGGGACGCTCTGCAGAAGGTTCTGAGCGGGCTCACCACCTATGAAGAGATCCTCAATATAGCGGATCTTGAAGGAATACGAAAAAAGTGA
- a CDS encoding polysaccharide biosynthesis tyrosine autokinase, with the protein MRSIEEGLEKARRERKGTQVEGNHAFLQEWQGRSIDRSKLSAYLVSLLEPKSLAAEQFKRLRTLILRKMKSRMENTILVTSAVQGEGKTTTALNLAISVAQGMNETVLMIDTDLRKPGVHTHLGIEAERGLVDYLREECDLPELLVKTEVPKLTILPSGTPPENPSELLASNRMSQLLREVKGRYDNRFVILDTSPINVFTDTSILAPQVEGVLLVIKDGETPRDYVHRAIMQLEGTNLLGLILNQFSAPESLKDTYYYYYDYDYDRSDKSRS; encoded by the coding sequence ATGCGGAGTATTGAAGAAGGATTGGAAAAGGCTCGACGGGAACGGAAGGGGACACAGGTCGAGGGGAATCATGCCTTCCTTCAGGAGTGGCAGGGACGGTCGATCGATCGATCAAAGTTGAGCGCCTATCTTGTTTCCCTCCTGGAACCGAAGTCTCTGGCTGCGGAACAGTTCAAACGTCTTCGTACTTTAATCCTTCGGAAAATGAAAAGCCGGATGGAAAATACGATTCTTGTGACAAGTGCCGTCCAGGGAGAAGGGAAGACCACGACGGCCCTGAATCTGGCGATCTCCGTCGCTCAGGGGATGAATGAAACAGTCCTCATGATCGATACTGATCTGCGAAAACCGGGGGTCCACACCCACCTGGGGATTGAGGCGGAGCGGGGACTCGTTGATTACCTGCGGGAAGAGTGCGACCTGCCCGAACTTTTGGTCAAAACGGAAGTCCCCAAGTTGACGATCCTTCCCTCCGGTACACCTCCTGAAAACCCTTCCGAACTGCTGGCCTCCAACCGGATGAGTCAACTGCTGCGGGAGGTCAAGGGACGTTATGACAATCGGTTTGTCATCCTCGACACTTCTCCGATCAATGTTTTTACGGACACATCAATTCTGGCGCCCCAGGTGGAGGGGGTCCTCCTTGTGATCAAGGACGGCGAAACCCCCCGCGATTACGTACATCGTGCGATTATGCAATTGGAGGGCACGAATCTTCTCGGGTTGATCCTGAATCAGTTCTCCGCGCCGGAATCCCTCAAGGATACCTATTACTATTATTATGATTATGATTACGATCGTTCGGACAAGTCCCGATCGTAA
- a CDS encoding YfhL family 4Fe-4S dicluster ferredoxin — protein MAYRINDECVACGECEAVCPVSAIAEGDPTYVIDPEKCVECKGFHEASQCAEVCPVEACVPDPDHEENEEILLARKEQMGF, from the coding sequence ATGGCCTATCGAATCAACGATGAATGCGTCGCCTGTGGGGAATGTGAAGCGGTCTGTCCCGTCAGCGCCATTGCCGAGGGGGACCCGACCTACGTGATCGATCCGGAAAAATGCGTCGAATGCAAGGGATTTCATGAAGCGTCCCAGTGTGCCGAGGTCTGCCCCGTTGAGGCCTGTGTGCCGGACCCTGATCACGAGGAAAACGAGGAAATTCTTCTGGCCAGAAAAGAACAAATGGGGTTCTAA
- a CDS encoding DUF1573 domain-containing protein produces the protein MRQMRVLFAVMGLCFLISLSQAEAANPRISFQEKDYNFGTVKEGTEVTHEFSFRNGGDADLVITDVKTSCGCTAAVTSAKTIASGKSGTLKVTFNSRGRRGHQTKTITVYSNDPGQPRAAVRLEGEVDAGDQPKIFVNPMRLDIGVVPPGESVVRELSVSNKGTAELVLENFVGRNSVAVETTGGAKIERTVKPQKTVKIRVIVTPKKREGVYQGYLQIRNNSLRRIVTVPVYGYVSDKYELKPQYR, from the coding sequence ATGAGGCAGATGCGTGTACTCTTTGCAGTCATGGGGCTGTGCTTTCTCATCAGCCTGTCCCAGGCCGAGGCGGCAAATCCGCGGATATCCTTTCAGGAGAAGGATTACAATTTTGGAACGGTGAAAGAAGGAACGGAGGTGACCCATGAATTCAGTTTTCGTAACGGGGGAGACGCCGATCTGGTCATCACCGATGTCAAGACCTCCTGCGGATGCACGGCGGCGGTGACTTCCGCCAAAACAATTGCCTCGGGAAAGAGTGGGACGCTGAAAGTGACCTTCAACTCCCGGGGGCGCCGGGGACACCAGACCAAGACGATTACCGTTTATTCCAATGATCCCGGACAACCCCGGGCGGCGGTCCGGCTGGAAGGTGAGGTGGATGCCGGAGATCAGCCGAAGATCTTTGTGAACCCCATGCGTCTCGATATCGGGGTCGTCCCCCCCGGGGAGTCGGTGGTACGGGAACTCTCGGTCAGTAACAAGGGAACGGCGGAACTCGTCCTGGAAAATTTCGTCGGGCGAAACAGCGTCGCCGTGGAAACAACGGGTGGCGCAAAGATCGAACGGACGGTGAAACCGCAGAAGACGGTCAAAATCCGGGTAATCGTCACACCGAAGAAGAGAGAAGGCGTCTACCAGGGCTATTTGCAGATCCGAAACAATTCCCTTCGTCGTATTGTTACGGTCCCCGTCTACGGTTACGTCAGCGATAAATACGAATTGAAACCGCAGTACCGATAG
- the moaA gene encoding GTP 3',8-cyclase MoaA, which yields MALFDLHKRRINYLRISVTDRCNLRCLYCVPDRERSFLSREEILRYEEILRVASFAVREGITKIRITGGEPLIRRGVVDLIARLHRIPGLVEISLTTNGIRLKDLARPLYLAGVRRINISLDTLNPKRFRRITRQGAIDEVFAGIAAAEAEGFFPIKLNMVVMKGVNDHEIPEFVRLARESPYHIRFVELMPMGLCPVPRHSFLPATEILDAVRSHADISPVPPHPYEGPAVRYRIQGGKGEIGIISPLSNHFCGSCNRLRLTADGHLRSCLFSDREIHLKPALRNGRDNAAIEKQLKILFQQALHAKPAGHMIRSDDSAGLARTMTAIGG from the coding sequence ATGGCACTTTTTGACCTCCACAAACGTCGCATCAACTATCTTCGCATCTCCGTGACCGACCGGTGCAATCTTCGATGCCTCTACTGTGTGCCCGACCGTGAACGATCCTTTCTTTCCAGGGAGGAGATCCTCCGTTATGAAGAGATCCTCCGGGTGGCATCTTTTGCCGTCCGGGAGGGAATTACGAAGATCCGTATTACCGGCGGGGAACCTCTGATTCGTCGCGGTGTCGTCGATCTGATCGCCCGTCTTCACCGCATCCCCGGCCTTGTGGAGATCAGCCTGACCACCAACGGCATCCGCCTCAAGGACCTTGCCCGTCCCCTTTATCTCGCAGGTGTGCGGAGGATCAATATCAGCCTTGACACCCTGAACCCGAAGCGGTTCCGCCGGATCACCCGGCAGGGGGCAATTGATGAGGTCTTCGCCGGAATCGCCGCTGCGGAGGCGGAAGGATTTTTTCCGATCAAGTTGAACATGGTCGTCATGAAGGGGGTCAATGACCATGAAATCCCCGAGTTTGTCCGCTTGGCCCGGGAGTCCCCCTATCACATACGTTTTGTCGAATTGATGCCGATGGGGCTTTGCCCCGTCCCCCGGCATTCCTTTCTTCCCGCCACCGAGATCCTGGACGCGGTCCGATCTCATGCCGATATCTCGCCGGTGCCCCCTCATCCCTATGAAGGTCCCGCCGTTCGTTACCGGATTCAAGGGGGCAAAGGAGAAATCGGGATCATCAGTCCTTTGAGCAACCACTTCTGCGGTTCCTGCAACCGTCTGCGGTTGACCGCCGACGGACATTTACGGAGCTGTCTCTTTTCGGATCGGGAGATCCATCTCAAGCCGGCCCTGCGAAACGGCCGGGATAACGCAGCGATCGAGAAACAGCTCAAGATCCTTTTTCAGCAGGCCCTTCACGCCAAGCCGGCCGGTCATATGATTCGTTCCGATGATTCCGCAGGCCTCGCCCGGACCATGACGGCCATCGGCGGCTGA
- a CDS encoding alpha/beta hydrolase, with protein MPDIEIQGQRIHYLDRGKGEVVFMLHGLAGSSRFWEDTLNVLPEGFRGIAPDLPGFGDSEKPKRRYSCSDHLAMMQGLANFLGHKPLFLVGHSMGGVVALLWTLNMPETVRKMILVNVPVSGGRALHGRGRIGAALPGLAAVQIGLHLPPVLWMLRKFLRYYYVLDPRFTKDARKAPLYSLWGNARALKRLDLSPRLSEIKVPTLVIGTRKDGIVRPSEFEKTARKIPGSEAVWIDGAGHCPTLERPEETHRMMMAFLKS; from the coding sequence ATGCCCGACATCGAGATTCAGGGCCAACGAATCCACTACCTGGACCGGGGGAAGGGAGAGGTCGTCTTCATGCTCCACGGGCTGGCCGGGTCCTCCCGCTTCTGGGAGGATACCCTGAACGTTCTTCCGGAGGGGTTTCGGGGGATTGCGCCGGACCTGCCCGGGTTCGGAGACTCGGAAAAGCCGAAACGGAGATACAGCTGTTCCGATCATCTTGCGATGATGCAGGGATTGGCGAATTTCCTCGGGCACAAACCACTTTTTCTTGTGGGCCATTCCATGGGCGGGGTGGTGGCGCTCTTGTGGACACTGAATATGCCGGAGACCGTCCGGAAGATGATCCTGGTCAATGTCCCGGTCTCCGGAGGACGCGCCCTCCATGGACGGGGAAGAATCGGTGCCGCCCTGCCGGGTCTGGCTGCCGTACAGATCGGGCTCCATCTACCCCCGGTCTTGTGGATGCTGCGCAAATTTCTGCGATACTATTATGTTCTCGATCCCCGTTTCACAAAAGACGCAAGAAAGGCGCCCCTCTACAGTTTATGGGGAAACGCCAGGGCATTGAAAAGACTCGATCTTTCTCCCCGGTTGTCTGAAATCAAAGTCCCGACCCTGGTGATCGGCACCCGGAAAGACGGAATCGTCCGCCCTTCGGAATTTGAAAAAACGGCCCGGAAAATTCCCGGCTCCGAAGCAGTCTGGATCGACGGGGCCGGCCATTGTCCCACGTTGGAACGGCCGGAGGAGACTCACAGGATGATGATGGCGTTTCTGAAATCGTAA
- a CDS encoding NAD(P)-dependent glycerol-3-phosphate dehydrogenase, with protein sequence MNEKVAVIGAGAWGTTLANLLAKKGINVSLWVFEKDLAKRMGEEHENRLYLPGVLLSERLVPSSSVEAVAHGCRTFLLVTPSHVTRKVIRAFAPSLPDDALVISAGKGIENETLMTLSEVLPAELPQLPKSNFAYLSGPSFAREVAAELPTAVSVASKDRRTAEVVQQLFSTPYFRVYTTPDVVGVELGGAVKNVMAIAAGLSDGLGFGYDTRAALITRGLNEMSRLGTTLGALPRTFMGLAGLGDLVLTCTGDLSRNRTVGLKLAEGKTMEEIVSTTRTVAEGIRTTRSVHDLAAREGVEMPITRQVYRILYEGIDPKDAVRELMSRDPKDELEEEEDRKRMGWSS encoded by the coding sequence ATGAACGAAAAGGTCGCCGTCATCGGCGCCGGAGCCTGGGGAACCACCCTGGCCAATCTCCTTGCTAAAAAGGGAATAAACGTTTCCCTGTGGGTCTTTGAAAAGGACCTTGCGAAGAGGATGGGGGAAGAACATGAAAACCGGCTCTATCTTCCCGGCGTCCTGCTGTCGGAACGGCTTGTCCCCTCCTCCTCTGTGGAAGCGGTTGCGCACGGATGCCGAACTTTTTTGCTGGTGACTCCTTCCCACGTAACGCGGAAGGTGATCCGGGCCTTTGCGCCCTCTCTTCCCGACGATGCCCTGGTGATCAGCGCCGGCAAGGGGATAGAAAATGAGACCCTCATGACCCTGTCGGAGGTCCTGCCCGCGGAATTGCCGCAACTCCCGAAGTCGAACTTCGCCTATCTTTCGGGACCGAGCTTCGCCCGGGAGGTTGCCGCCGAACTTCCCACGGCGGTCTCCGTGGCATCGAAGGACCGCAGGACGGCCGAGGTGGTACAGCAGCTCTTCTCCACCCCCTACTTCCGGGTTTATACCACACCGGATGTGGTCGGCGTGGAGCTGGGTGGCGCCGTGAAGAACGTCATGGCCATTGCCGCGGGCTTAAGTGACGGCCTTGGGTTCGGTTATGATACGAGGGCCGCTCTCATCACCCGTGGATTAAATGAGATGTCCCGTCTCGGCACAACCCTTGGGGCGCTGCCGCGCACCTTCATGGGGCTGGCCGGGCTGGGGGATCTCGTCCTCACCTGCACGGGAGATTTGAGCCGGAACCGGACGGTGGGGCTGAAACTTGCCGAAGGCAAGACGATGGAGGAGATCGTCAGCACGACCCGGACTGTTGCCGAAGGGATCCGGACTACCCGGTCGGTTCATGACCTGGCTGCACGGGAGGGGGTGGAGATGCCGATTACCCGGCAGGTCTACCGGATCCTCTACGAAGGGATCGACCCGAAGGATGCCGTACGGGAATTAATGAGCCGGGACCCGAAGGATGAACTGGAAGAGGAGGAGGATCGAAAACGGATGGGGTGGAGTTCATGA
- a CDS encoding Na/Pi cotransporter family protein, whose translation MTPGEVFRIFMGIFGGVGLFVYGMKRTAGGLQKVAGKRMRDILSSLTDTPVKGTVIGALMAATIQSSSATTVMLVGFVNASLMTLTQAIGVVYGANIGTTFTVQLIAFRLADYSLLLIGTGVLLYVSKRNRLVQYLGQSILGFGFIFLGLKILSETTLPLRSYPGFVDAMVSMGAYPLFGIVVSAVFTGIIQSSAATIGIAMVLTSQGILDLSAAIPIFLGADIGTCSTALISSIGSNREGKRVAVAHLLFNLIGTMLIYPFMGQFHDLILWVSNPFTSSVSRQIANGHMLFKLLDTLVFLPLTVPFRKLIIFMLPIVPELERAFRVRYIDEQVLDTPEIALGEAYKEAERMGYRVLEMLKTSIIVFQEDDDYLRQKLKKMDNEIDFLDDAITRYLTTLSQGDLTVEQSQREVSLLYFVDDLEHIGDLIDKSLMELARKKIDLRLSFSPAGVQDIIRMHHQVCTHLQQAIRSFMEDDDGLARQLLDASSRIEQLEADLRLAHVKRLHGGLQETIDTSSIHLDVISTFKLISAHTANIAQVVSGEV comes from the coding sequence ATGACACCGGGTGAGGTCTTTCGGATTTTCATGGGGATTTTCGGCGGCGTGGGGCTCTTTGTCTACGGAATGAAACGGACCGCCGGCGGTCTCCAGAAGGTCGCCGGAAAACGGATGCGTGACATCCTGAGCAGTCTGACCGACACCCCCGTCAAGGGGACCGTCATCGGTGCCCTCATGGCGGCCACGATTCAGTCTTCCAGCGCCACCACGGTCATGCTCGTCGGTTTTGTGAACGCCTCTCTCATGACGCTGACCCAGGCCATCGGCGTGGTCTACGGCGCAAACATCGGGACCACCTTCACCGTCCAGTTGATCGCCTTCCGGCTGGCCGACTACTCCCTTCTCCTTATCGGGACGGGGGTCCTCCTCTATGTCTCCAAGCGGAACCGGCTTGTTCAGTATCTCGGGCAATCCATCCTGGGCTTCGGTTTCATCTTTCTGGGGCTGAAGATCCTGTCCGAGACCACACTTCCCCTTCGTTCCTATCCCGGCTTCGTAGATGCCATGGTCTCCATGGGAGCTTACCCCCTCTTCGGGATCGTCGTCTCCGCTGTTTTCACCGGGATCATCCAGAGCAGCGCCGCCACCATCGGCATTGCCATGGTCCTCACCAGCCAGGGGATCCTCGATCTCAGTGCAGCGATTCCGATATTTCTCGGCGCCGACATCGGGACCTGCAGCACGGCACTGATCTCCAGCATCGGATCGAATCGGGAAGGCAAACGGGTCGCCGTGGCCCATCTCCTTTTCAACCTGATCGGGACGATGCTCATTTATCCCTTCATGGGACAGTTCCATGATCTGATCCTCTGGGTCTCCAACCCCTTTACCTCGAGCGTCTCCCGGCAGATCGCCAACGGGCACATGCTCTTCAAGCTCCTCGATACGCTGGTCTTTCTGCCCCTGACGGTCCCCTTCCGAAAACTGATTATCTTCATGCTCCCCATCGTCCCGGAACTTGAACGGGCCTTCCGGGTCCGTTACATCGATGAGCAGGTCCTTGACACCCCGGAAATCGCCCTGGGCGAGGCCTACAAGGAGGCGGAACGGATGGGGTACCGGGTCCTGGAGATGCTGAAGACATCCATCATCGTTTTCCAGGAGGATGATGATTACCTCCGGCAGAAGCTCAAGAAGATGGACAATGAGATCGACTTCCTCGATGATGCAATTACCCGCTATCTGACCACCCTTTCCCAGGGTGACCTGACGGTCGAGCAGTCCCAGCGGGAGGTCTCCCTCCTCTATTTTGTGGATGATCTGGAGCACATCGGGGACCTGATCGACAAGAGTCTCATGGAACTCGCGAGGAAGAAGATCGATCTCCGGCTGAGCTTTTCTCCGGCGGGCGTACAGGACATCATCCGGATGCACCACCAGGTATGTACGCACCTGCAACAGGCAATCCGGTCCTTTATGGAAGACGATGATGGCCTGGCCCGGCAGCTCCTTGATGCCTCGTCCCGCATCGAACAGCTGGAAGCCGATCTCCGTCTGGCCCATGTCAAGCGGCTCCACGGAGGACTTCAGGAGACGATCGATACCAGCTCAATCCACCTCGACGTGATCAGCACTTTCAAGCTGATCAGTGCCCACACCGCCAATATTGCACAGGTTGTCTCCGGAGAGGTCTGA
- the larB gene encoding nickel pincer cofactor biosynthesis protein LarB, translating to MDPDELKKLLQEIRKGKMSVTEGMKRLRDLPYEDLGFAHIDHHRALRQGSPEVIFCEGKTESRIVQIVERMLAQGYDVLATRASPSIYREIRKLDGKARYYTDSRTIVIRRKKKRLVGSILILSAGTSDISVAEEAAVTAETLGSRVETLYDIGVSGIHRLFDQREKIMSARVLIVVAGMEGALASVVGGLVDKPIIAVPTSIGYGASFGGIAALLGMLNSCAAGVAVVNIDNGFGAGAMAHRINLLGKSPSS from the coding sequence ATGGACCCCGATGAGTTGAAGAAATTGCTCCAGGAGATCCGAAAGGGAAAGATGAGTGTAACCGAAGGGATGAAGCGTCTGCGGGATCTCCCTTATGAGGATCTCGGTTTTGCCCACATCGATCATCATCGGGCACTCCGCCAGGGGAGTCCGGAAGTGATCTTTTGTGAAGGAAAAACGGAGAGCCGGATTGTGCAGATTGTGGAGCGGATGCTGGCACAAGGGTATGACGTGTTGGCGACGCGGGCCTCTCCGTCCATCTACCGGGAGATCCGGAAACTCGACGGGAAGGCCCGGTATTACACAGACTCCCGTACCATCGTGATCCGGCGGAAAAAGAAACGCCTTGTGGGAAGCATCCTGATCCTTTCCGCCGGGACCTCGGACATCTCCGTCGCCGAGGAGGCGGCCGTCACGGCCGAGACCCTGGGGAGCCGGGTGGAGACCCTCTACGACATCGGCGTCTCGGGAATCCACCGCCTCTTCGACCAGCGTGAAAAGATTATGTCCGCCCGGGTCCTCATTGTTGTTGCCGGAATGGAGGGGGCACTGGCCAGCGTTGTCGGAGGGCTGGTCGATAAACCAATCATCGCCGTTCCCACCAGTATCGGATACGGTGCGAGTTTCGGCGGGATTGCCGCCCTGTTGGGGATGCTCAACTCCTGTGCCGCAGGCGTGGCCGTCGTTAACATCGACAACGGTTTCGGTGCGGGGGCCATGGCACACCGGATCAACCTCCTCGGAAAGAGTCCATCGAGTTAA